The Agaribacterium sp. ZY112 genome includes the window TGCTGAGTAAAGGCATTAAAAATAATACCGCTGGCGACATTCACGTTAATCGATGCACCTGCACCAAATTGTGGAATAAAGACGCAGCTGTCACATTGTTCAAGAATGCTGGGCTGAATACCGGCGCCTTCGTTGCCGAGAATAAACAGTGCGTTTTTATCGAAGGTTTTTGCGTTGATTGATTCTGCATCGGTGGTGATTTCTACAGCGACAACTTCAAAGTCTTTCTGGCGATAGTGGGTGATGGCGTCTTTGATATCAAAAAAGTGCCGAAATTTCGTGGTACTGGTGGTGCGTTGATTGCCGAAGGTCGAGAACTTTTTGCGTCCGATCACACAAATCTCTAATACGCCAAAGGCATTGGCGGTGCGTATAAGCTGGCCAATATTGGTATTGCTTTGAATATTAAAAATCAATAAAACAAAATTCATTGCGTTTCCAAAGTTATGCGTCCAGCGGTTTTTAATCGAAGGGTGGTAGCAGCTTATCAATGGGTAATAGAGGGGTAATGAAGGATTAATACGGTGCAGGGTATTGGCGTCGTACAGCTTGGATGTCTTCCAATACTTGCTGATCCAGTGAAATATCGATGGAATCAATATTACTTTTCAGCTGCTTCATCGTGGTTGCGCCAATCAGATTTGAGCTGACAAAACGCTGTTGGTTTACAAACGCTAGCGCCATTTGGCAAGGATCTAAACCGTGGCGTTGTGCGATGTCGATATAGGCTTGAGTGGCGGCATCGACAATGGCGCCTACCCGGTGCTCGGGCCGTGTTTCTAGGGTGAGCCTTGCGCCTGCAGGCTTTTGGCCATTCAGGTACTTACCGCTCAAAATACCACGGGCTAGTGGTGACCACGCTAGCAAACCACAATTTTCGGCGAGGCTGAACTCGGCTAAGTCGGGCTCAAAGTGGCGGCATAATAAGGAGTATTCATTTTGAATTGAAGCTGCGCGCGGTAGTTGTTCTCGCTCAGCAATATTTAACCATTGACTCATACCCCAAGCCGTTTCGTTGGATAAACCAAAGTGGCGAATTTTGCCTTCGTCCATAAGTTGCTGCAGTGTGTTGAGTACTTCAATAAAGTTTGCGCGCACGGCCTCGGCATCAAACTCAGGATTAAAATCCCAGGTTTTACCAAAGGCGTATGAGCCGCGATTGGGCCAATGTAATTGGTAGAGGTCGATATAATCCGTTTGCAAACGCTTGAGGCTGCCCTCTAGGGCGAGTTTGATATTTTTAGCATTAATCTGGTTGTCCCCATTGCGTAACCACTCAAAACTCGGCCCAGTAATTTTAGAGGCGAGGATGACCTTCTCGCGGTTTTTGCGGGCGGCAAACCAATTGCCAATAATGGTTTCAGTAGAACCAAAGCGCTCCGCTGTGGGCGGGATTGCATACATCTCGGCGGTATCAAAAAAGTTAATGCCACGCTCAAGGGCATAATCCATCTGCTCAAAACCTTCGTCTTGCGTATTTTGCCAGCCCCACGTCATGGTCCCTAAGCCAATAAGGCTGATGTTGAGGTCGGTTTGGCCAAGTTTGCGGTAGTGCATGGTCAGGTCCTTTAATGAGGTGCGGCGCGATTAAGGGGGAATCTTACCAAGGTGTGCTCTTAAGAGCATGTTTTGTGGGAGGTGTTTTTTCCTAAGGCTGCCTTGTTGATAAGAGCTGATCATGCACCAGTGTGGATGCGGGGGGGCAAAACTTATGGTTAGCTTTGGTTAGGGGCAATGGTCGATTTTACAGGAGATGTAGCCAAATGCTGCCGTGTAGCTTACTTTTGAAAAAGTACTCTGCCCCCTTTATGTGGTTGGTGCCTTCATATCGATAAAGGTGTTAACATCGGGAAAAAATCTAGGGATCAGGTTGAAAATAATGTCATCAAACCTAAAGCCAGCACTCGAAGCCAATCAGAAAGACGCATATATATTCTCTCTCGAGGCTCTTGCCAAGGAAGTTTCTTACAAGCTAGGTAAAAATCTAGATGATTTTGATTTTAGTGATGCTAAAAGCTTAGGTGCGTACTATGTGCCAATTCAGGACTCTCGAGTGGTGCTCGAGATTATGAAAGAGCTAGGTATTACGGGAGAAATAGTCATGAAGAACGTACGGGGGAAATCCTACGTTATTTTAAAAGGGACTCCAGGAAACCGTAACCTCCTTAGAGGCACTCGCTATTTAAGCAATAACCCCCAAATTATTAAAATGGCAATAGGCACAAAGGCCGTTAGCCGATCGATAGTTAAGGGTTCGCTCGTTACGTTAATTATTACCGTTCCTTTAAGCATCGCTGATGTATGCTTAAAGGATGATTTTACTATGGGGCGTTTATTTGGCACTTTAGCTACTGATATTACAAAGGTACTTATTAGTTCGGGAGCTGCGAGCTTGGCTGCTTTGGCTGTAGGGGCCGTAACAACGGTTGCTGCGGGCCCACTAATTGCCGCAATATTTGTTGGTGTTGCAGTCGGGGTGGCGCTTGAGAGTTTGGATCAGCGATTTGGTATCACCGATAAATTAGTAAAAGCTATTGAAGAAGAAATGAATACTTTATATGAGCGTACAATCGGTGAATTTAAACGAGAAATTCGGCGTGTTGAAGCGCTTATGGATTATCAATCCAGAAATGGTTTACCTGTTGGGGAAGGTATCTTCTATTAAATATGCTTAGATCTAAAGCAGAGGCACATTTAATCCTCACGATTTTTGATGTGTTGAGCATTGGAGCAAGTTACTGGGTATTTTGCTCCGTTGCTGATGTGTTTGTCGCTATTGAAGCGTCAAAACCTGAAGTGTCTTTTGAAAGTTCATTACTGTATTTGCTGCTGCTGTTAATTATGCCTTGCTTTCATTTTTTGGCGCTTTGTCGTTCGAGTAAGCTTGGGCGTGTGGCGTGGTTTCCTCGTTTTCAACACATAGCTATTACCGGTCTAGCAGTTTTAATTATTCTAAGTAAGTTTCTCACTCAGTCTGTTGTCGAAAAAAAGCTTTCAGCTGAAAGTTATGTTGAATGCTTCGTCGAAGTGGAAAGGCGATATGTTAAATCAATCTATAAAAAAGACGCTTGTTAGTATCGGAGCAACCGTTGTTATTTTTTTTCTGTCACCTTTATCTAGTGCAGCAACAGATGTTCGCTGTCGTATACAGTCTAGTGATTTCCTTAGTGATGGTGAGGTCGACCGTTATACGGAAAGCTATAGTCTAAGTGCACCCGCAACAAGGGTGGGTGGGCGCCATTTATTACAGCAGACGGATCAATATGAGCTATGGTTAAAAACCCATGCCTATGTGAGGCAGGAGGATACCTTTAATGTTACCGGTTATTCTGTTGTTCTATTAGATAAGCATTCTCGTCTAATGTCTGAAGCGTCCAGCACCCAAGTTCCGCCAAAGCGTGCAGAGCTGACCGTTCATAGTTTAAACGAAAACATGCGTATTTCAGGAAGGCTTATTCTTGACTGTGAAGCGTTAAGTATCGAATAAACTGTACTTAAGATAAAAGTAGGCTGGGGGGATTTGATTCGCGCTATCCATGTTCCTCATTCTTCGAGCAGCCTTTGGCTGTGTAAAAATGCCTTCCTGCATTTTTATGAACCCCGCGTATGCAATTCAATTCCACTGCTTTCAGCAGCCAATAACTTACCCCAGGAATTGGGGGGATTTCATTCGGCACATCCATGTGCCTCACTCTTCGAGCAGCCTTTGGCTGTGTAAAAATGCTTTCCTGCATTTTTATGAACCCCGCGTATGCAATTCAATTCCACTACTTTCAGCAGCCAATAACTTACCCTGGGAATTAGGGGGGGATTTGATTCGCGCCATCCATGGCGCTCACCCCTTCGGGGCGACCTATGAGGTCGTCTAAAACGGCTTTCCTGCCGTTTTGTGAACCCCGGCGTATGCAATTCGAAACCACTGCTTTCAGCAGCCAATAAAAAACCCCAGGCCTTTCGGACTGGGGTTTTTTATTGGTTTGGTGGAGGCGGGGGGATTTGAACCCGATATAGTGGGGTATGGTTTTGTCCTGATTTATCTAGTTGTTTGATTTCATGCGGAATTATCTTGTCAGTGAAACTGAGTTTGTCAGTATATGTACAGTATTTATGGACAGGTTATGGTCAATTTTGCTCGCTGGTTTGTACCATGTTTGTGACAAACTCCGGTTCTGTTTCTTTCCCTTCTCCGTTTTTCTTAAATACTGATATCGCATTTTCTAGTCTCTTGGCTGCGTCAAGCTGAAGCGTGTCTATAAAGGTGATAAATATGCCAATAATAGATACGGTGATGATGGCTGAGGATGCAAATAAAAATCGAATGTTTTTGGCTGCATCAAAATCAAGAGGGGAGGTATAAATGGTCAATGGCAATGCCATCATTGCAATAAAGAAAAAGGTTAGACGTTTTCGTGAATTAATTTGTTTCTCTAGGGGGGGCATATTTGTCTTCAGCTCTGGATGGTCAGCATTTGGGGGGAAGTAGATGTAGCGACGGCTTGTAATATAATCTCTATACATATGAATGGAATTTGGATAACGGTCAAAATAGTCAATTTCGTATGATGCCAAATCGCAATCGTATAAATAGCTGTACGCCGTTTCCTTAAAGGACTCATTACCCATATTATCCTTGGTGGAAAAGAAGGTTGATATAAATTCCATCTTCTCTTTTGTAAAGTCTACTTTTCTATTCTTCTTAAGTTGGAAGTGCCTATACATTGAAAGAACTAGATAGAGTAGTCCTATAGCAAGAACTGACATGTTATTGGTAGTGAAAATAGCGTTAAGAACGCCGAAATTTGGTAGAGCTGTGATATCCATAAGTTCATCCTGATGA containing:
- a CDS encoding TrmH family RNA methyltransferase; the encoded protein is MNFVLLIFNIQSNTNIGQLIRTANAFGVLEICVIGRKKFSTFGNQRTTSTTKFRHFFDIKDAITHYRQKDFEVVAVEITTDAESINAKTFDKNALFILGNEGAGIQPSILEQCDSCVFIPQFGAGASINVNVASGIIFNAFTQQRQDYNTIEGFKFRKGATE
- a CDS encoding aldo/keto reductase, translated to MHYRKLGQTDLNISLIGLGTMTWGWQNTQDEGFEQMDYALERGINFFDTAEMYAIPPTAERFGSTETIIGNWFAARKNREKVILASKITGPSFEWLRNGDNQINAKNIKLALEGSLKRLQTDYIDLYQLHWPNRGSYAFGKTWDFNPEFDAEAVRANFIEVLNTLQQLMDEGKIRHFGLSNETAWGMSQWLNIAEREQLPRAASIQNEYSLLCRHFEPDLAEFSLAENCGLLAWSPLARGILSGKYLNGQKPAGARLTLETRPEHRVGAIVDAATQAYIDIAQRHGLDPCQMALAFVNQQRFVSSNLIGATTMKQLKSNIDSIDISLDQQVLEDIQAVRRQYPAPY